A window of Populus trichocarpa isolate Nisqually-1 chromosome 17, P.trichocarpa_v4.1, whole genome shotgun sequence genomic DNA:
TGAAAAACAGTGGAAATATGAAAATCAACCATGTCACCACTAGCTTGTGTAAAAACATCCACTAATGGAGTAGAATGATCACTAGTCAACCATCCAAAGATACCCCACTTGGCTGCTTCATCGGCATCATACTTTCCTTCCGATTTTGCTGTACCAGTGCCCAACGACAGGACTAGAAATCGACCATATTCCATTGGGTTCATGCGGAAGGAGCCAGGACTCTCCCTATTGATGGCTTTTGAAACTTCACTTATGGCAACTAATTAACGTCTGatcaaattacaaaagaaatgaatgatacAAGATTCTTCAGTTATACAAGCTGGAAGATTGATAAATCATAAACATACTGGATTGTTTGCTGCCACACCACCATCAATAAGATTGAATTCTCTAACTTTGCCGGATGGATCTTTGGTTTCAAAATAATGGGCCGGAAGATAAGTCGGGGCAGCTGAAGTTCCAATGCAGATATCGGACAAAAGGGCATCCGTTGATGGGTTATTCTTCACCTGATAGTTAGAAAAGATAGTTGGCTGGAGGCGCTTgatgtcaaaagttgggatcacAATATTTGTCAAAGTCTGGCGCAACCATGTATCCCCCAACTTTTCCTTGACAATGCTATGCAAGAATTTGCCATCATACTTTGGTCCAGTCAATGTCTTGACAAGATTTGCAGCTGAAGCAAATGGAGATCTATATAATGCCGAAGAGTACTTAATTAGTACCTTGACAGTTTGAaggacataattttttttttcatgcaataATTCATCACTGTGACATTCATCATCAAAGATCCAAGACTATTACCCGTCTTGGGGAAAGATTTTAGGGCAATTCTCTAAGTAGAAGTTGTTAATGTCTTTAGCAGCAAACAAAGGGCGGTTTCGCTCATTAGGGGCAGTTAGCATAGCAGTCACGAGGCCACCAGTGCTGGTCCCTGAAATCACATCAAAGTAGTCTGCAAGTCTTGCCTCTGCACCATCCAGCTTCTACAAAATTGAATAGCAGAACAAGCAGTCATTACTAGCTACTCGTTAATATagtttgtgaaaaataaataaacaccaCAATTATATACGAATGGACCA
This region includes:
- the LOC7484584 gene encoding patatin-like protein 2; this translates as KPLNSILRFYDSLISSLHFSICFSIWLTCKFQHPLPQPPTHRNQITVLSIDGGGIRGIIPGTILAFLESELQKLDGAEARLADYFDVISGTSTGGLVTAMLTAPNERNRPLFAAKDINNFYLENCPKIFPQDGSPFASAANLVKTLTGPKYDGKFLHSIVKEKLGDTWLRQTLTNIVIPTFDIKRLQPTIFSNYQVKNNPSTDALLSDICIGTSAAPTYLPAHYFETKDPSGKVREFNLIDGGVAANNPVLVAISEVSKAINRESPGSFRMNPMEYGRFLVLSLGTGTAKSEGKYDADEAAKWGIFGWLTSDHSTPLVDVFTQASGDMVDFHISTVFQALNSEENYLRIQDDTLTGTLSSVDVATKENLENLVKVGEKLLEKPVSRVNLATGVYEPINKMTNEEALTKLAKLLSREKQLREVRSSFLGKASASKL